From Streptomyces sp. CMB-StM0423, a single genomic window includes:
- the murG gene encoding undecaprenyldiphospho-muramoylpentapeptide beta-N-acetylglucosaminyltransferase, with product MHVVLAGGGTAGHIEPALALADALRRRDPTVGITALGTERGLETRLVPERGYELALIPAVPLPRKPTPELITVPGRLRGTIRAAEEVLERTKADCVVGFGGYVALPGYLAAKRRGVPIVVHEANARPGLANKIGSRYTKLVAVSTPDSKLRHANYIGIPLRRSIATLDRGARRAEGCAAFGLNPNLPTLLVSGGSQGARRLNEVVESVAPYLQRSGVQILHVVGPKNELPQVDNMPGMPPYIPVPYVDRMDLAYAAADMMLCRAGAMTVAELSAVGLPAAYVPLPIGNGEQRLNAQPVVKAGGGLLVDDAELTADWVRQEVLPVLTNRQRLHEMSWAAAEFGRRDADELLVGMVYQAVDGRRGS from the coding sequence GTGCATGTCGTACTCGCCGGTGGGGGGACCGCCGGCCACATCGAGCCCGCGCTCGCCCTCGCCGACGCCCTGCGCAGGCGGGACCCGACGGTGGGCATCACGGCGCTCGGTACCGAGCGCGGGCTCGAGACCAGGCTGGTCCCTGAGCGCGGCTACGAACTGGCGCTGATCCCCGCGGTCCCCCTGCCGCGCAAGCCCACGCCGGAGCTGATCACCGTCCCCGGACGGCTGCGCGGGACCATCAGGGCCGCCGAGGAGGTGCTGGAGCGCACGAAGGCCGACTGCGTCGTCGGCTTCGGCGGCTATGTCGCCCTGCCCGGCTATCTGGCGGCCAAGCGCCGCGGCGTGCCGATCGTGGTGCACGAGGCCAACGCCCGCCCCGGGCTTGCCAACAAGATCGGCTCGCGCTACACGAAGCTCGTCGCGGTCTCCACACCCGACAGCAAACTGCGGCACGCGAACTACATCGGCATCCCGCTGCGCCGCTCCATCGCCACCCTGGACCGCGGCGCGAGGCGCGCCGAGGGCTGCGCCGCGTTCGGGCTCAACCCCAACCTGCCGACGCTGCTGGTCTCCGGCGGCTCGCAGGGCGCCCGGCGGCTGAACGAGGTCGTCGAATCGGTGGCGCCGTACCTCCAGCGCTCCGGCGTGCAGATCCTGCACGTCGTCGGGCCGAAGAACGAGCTGCCGCAGGTCGACAATATGCCCGGCATGCCGCCGTACATTCCCGTGCCCTACGTGGACCGGATGGATCTCGCCTACGCCGCCGCCGACATGATGCTCTGCCGCGCCGGCGCGATGACGGTCGCCGAGCTGTCCGCGGTCGGGCTCCCGGCCGCGTACGTCCCGCTGCCCATCGGCAACGGCGAGCAGCGGCTCAACGCGCAGCCGGTGGTCAAGGCCGGCGGCGGACTGCTGGTCGACGACGCGGAGCTGACGGCGGATTGGGTGCGCCAGGAGGTGCTGCCCGTACTCACCAACCGCCAGCGGCTGCACGAGATGTCCTGGGCCGCCGCGGAGTTCGGCCGGAGGGATGCCGACGAACTCCTCGTCGGCATGGTGTACCAGGCTGTGGACGGCCGGCGGGGATCATAG
- a CDS encoding cell division protein FtsQ/DivIB: protein MAGAVREKAVAGREERGGGAGSSGPPAARRPAGRRGRRLRLPGRRVLIALLLAVIVLGGFAGWVLYGSNWLRVEQVTVSGTDVLSADEVLDAARISEDVPMATVDTDAVEARLAAELPRIGAVDVDRVWPHRVAVKVTERQPAVLLRKEESFVEVDDEGVRFATVRTAPENVPIVEMQVADSPSLDRFGRQRLRESAVRVAGALSESVRRDTRTILVRSYDSVTLELSGGRTVLWGSAERGAAKSKALAAVMNAERDARYFDVSVPSAPAASSS, encoded by the coding sequence ATGGCCGGAGCGGTCCGCGAGAAGGCGGTGGCCGGCCGCGAGGAACGCGGCGGCGGTGCCGGGTCGAGCGGCCCGCCCGCCGCCCGGCGGCCGGCCGGCCGCCGCGGCCGGCGGCTGCGGCTGCCGGGCCGTCGGGTGCTGATCGCCCTGCTGTTGGCGGTGATCGTGCTCGGCGGGTTCGCCGGCTGGGTCCTGTACGGCTCGAACTGGCTGCGGGTGGAGCAGGTCACGGTCTCCGGCACCGACGTGCTCAGCGCCGACGAGGTGCTGGACGCGGCCCGGATCTCCGAGGACGTGCCGATGGCCACCGTCGACACGGACGCGGTCGAGGCCCGGCTGGCGGCGGAGTTGCCGCGTATCGGTGCCGTGGACGTCGACCGCGTCTGGCCGCACCGGGTCGCGGTGAAGGTCACCGAGCGGCAGCCGGCGGTGCTGTTGCGCAAGGAGGAGTCTTTCGTGGAAGTCGACGACGAGGGTGTGCGGTTCGCCACTGTGCGTACGGCGCCCGAGAACGTGCCGATAGTGGAGATGCAGGTGGCGGACTCACCGAGCCTCGACCGCTTCGGCAGGCAGCGGCTGCGCGAGAGCGCGGTACGGGTCGCGGGTGCGCTCTCCGAGAGCGTGCGCCGTGACACCCGTACTATCCTTGTGCGTTCATATGACTCCGTCACGCTCGAGCTGTCCGGAGGCCGCACCGTGCTGTGGGGCAGCGCGGAGCGCGGCGCGGCGAAGTCGAAGGCGCTCGCGGCGGTCATGAATGCGGAGCGCGATGCGCGGTACTTCGACGTCAGCGTTCCCAGCGCCCCGGCGGCGTCGTCGAGTTGA
- the ftsZ gene encoding cell division protein FtsZ — MAAPQNYLAVIKVVGIGGGGVNAINRMIEVGLKGVEFIAINTDAQALLMSDADVKLDVGRELTRGLGAGANPDVGRKAAEDHREEIEEVLKGADMVFVTAGEGGGTGTGGAPVVANIARSLGALTIGVVTRPFTFEGRRRANQAEDGIASLRDEVDTLIVIPNDRLLSISDRQVSVLDAFRSADQVLLSGVQGITDLITTPGLINLDFADVKSVMSEAGSALMGIGSARGDDRAVAAAEMAISSPLLEASIDGARGVLLSISGGSDLGLFEINEAAQLVSEAAHPEANIIFGAVIDDALGDEVRVTVIAAGFDGGQLPSKNRDKALGSYGGRDESPAESVADTGPARSAEPERPAFSGLGSLSGDSTADSAPAPVPPAATPQVPAARPYQDSEAEELDVPDFLK, encoded by the coding sequence GTGGCAGCACCACAGAACTACCTCGCGGTCATCAAGGTCGTCGGTATCGGCGGCGGTGGCGTCAACGCCATCAACAGGATGATCGAGGTCGGTCTCAAGGGCGTCGAGTTCATCGCGATCAACACCGACGCGCAGGCACTGCTGATGAGCGACGCGGACGTCAAGCTCGACGTCGGTCGCGAGCTGACCCGCGGACTCGGCGCGGGCGCCAACCCGGATGTCGGCCGCAAAGCCGCCGAGGACCACCGGGAGGAGATCGAGGAGGTGCTCAAGGGCGCCGACATGGTCTTCGTCACGGCAGGCGAGGGCGGCGGCACCGGCACCGGCGGCGCGCCCGTCGTGGCGAACATCGCCCGCTCGCTGGGCGCGCTCACCATCGGCGTCGTGACCCGCCCGTTCACCTTCGAGGGCCGGCGCCGCGCGAACCAGGCCGAGGACGGCATCGCCTCGCTGCGCGACGAGGTCGACACCCTCATCGTGATCCCCAACGACCGGCTGCTGTCGATCTCCGACCGCCAGGTGAGCGTCCTCGACGCCTTCCGCTCCGCGGACCAGGTCCTGCTCTCCGGTGTCCAGGGCATCACCGACCTGATCACCACCCCGGGCCTGATCAACCTGGACTTCGCGGACGTCAAGTCCGTGATGTCGGAGGCCGGTTCCGCGCTCATGGGCATCGGCTCGGCGCGCGGCGACGACCGCGCGGTGGCCGCGGCCGAGATGGCGATTTCCTCGCCGCTGCTGGAGGCGTCCATCGACGGCGCCCGCGGCGTGCTGCTGTCCATCTCCGGCGGCTCGGACCTCGGGCTCTTCGAGATCAACGAGGCGGCCCAGCTCGTCAGCGAGGCGGCCCACCCGGAGGCGAACATCATCTTCGGCGCCGTGATCGACGACGCCCTCGGCGACGAGGTGCGCGTCACGGTCATCGCCGCCGGTTTCGACGGCGGCCAACTGCCGTCGAAGAACCGGGACAAGGCCCTCGGCTCGTACGGCGGCCGCGACGAGTCCCCGGCCGAGTCGGTCGCGGACACCGGGCCGGCCCGGTCCGCGGAGCCGGAGCGCCCCGCGTTCAGCGGCCTCGGCTCCCTGTCCGGCGACAGCACCGCGGACAGCGCCCCGGCGCCCGTCCCGCCGGCCGCCACGCCGCAGGTGCCTGCGGCCCGGCCGTACCAGGACAGCGAGGCCGAGGAGCTGGACGTGCCGGACTTCCTCAAGTAA
- the pgeF gene encoding peptidoglycan editing factor PgeF — protein MIGQTYSTGGAHFAFTDRWGGVSAAPYAELNLGGAVGAGAASDSAAAVAANRERAARSLGVEPARVVWMHQVHGRDVAVVDGPWGEAPPPAVDAVVTRARGVPLAARGADCVPLLLADPGAGVAGAAHAGRPGMVAGVAGAAVEAMAGLGAEPARIVAHLGPAVCGRCYEVPEALREEAAGQVPAARATTSWGTPALDIRAGVVAQLEALGVGMITVSDVCTLESADHFSYRREGATGRHAGYVWLDGE, from the coding sequence GTGATAGGGCAGACATACTCGACAGGCGGCGCTCACTTCGCCTTCACCGACCGGTGGGGCGGCGTGAGCGCCGCTCCGTACGCGGAGCTGAACCTCGGCGGCGCCGTCGGCGCCGGTGCCGCCTCCGACAGTGCGGCGGCCGTCGCGGCCAACCGCGAGCGGGCCGCCCGCTCGCTCGGGGTGGAGCCCGCGCGGGTCGTGTGGATGCACCAGGTGCACGGGCGGGACGTCGCCGTCGTCGACGGGCCCTGGGGCGAGGCGCCCCCGCCCGCCGTGGACGCCGTCGTCACCCGCGCCCGGGGCGTGCCGCTCGCCGCCCGCGGCGCCGACTGCGTACCGCTGCTCCTCGCCGACCCCGGCGCGGGGGTGGCGGGTGCCGCGCACGCCGGCCGGCCCGGCATGGTCGCCGGGGTGGCCGGGGCCGCGGTCGAGGCGATGGCGGGGCTGGGCGCCGAGCCGGCGCGGATCGTCGCCCACCTCGGACCGGCCGTCTGCGGGCGCTGCTACGAGGTCCCCGAGGCGCTGCGCGAGGAGGCCGCCGGGCAGGTGCCGGCGGCGCGGGCGACAACGAGTTGGGGGACGCCGGCACTGGACATCCGTGCGGGTGTGGTCGCGCAGTTGGAAGCGCTGGGTGTGGGAATGATCACAGTGTCGGACGTGTGCACGCTGGAGTCCGCGGACCACTTCTCGTACCGGCGCGAGGGCGCCACGGGCAGACACGCGGGGTACGTCTGGCTGGACGGGGAATGA
- a CDS encoding YggS family pyridoxal phosphate-dependent enzyme → MADFTGDSGVREEADPERRGELAANLAAVEERIAGACAAAGRTREEVTLVVVTKTYPASDVLLLADLGVRHVAENRDQEAAGKAAWCAQWGADAPLTWHFVGQLQTNKARSVARYADYVHSVDRPRLVTALAAAAEREGRELGVLLQVALDKDTAPGEDSGGGATADRGGLAPGDVPALADAVAAAQGLRLCGLMTVAPLAGAYAGRQRAAFGRLMEISSRLRVAHPGATMVSAGMSGDLEEAIAAGATHVRVGTAVLGVRPQLR, encoded by the coding sequence ATGGCCGACTTCACGGGGGACAGCGGGGTGCGGGAGGAAGCGGACCCGGAGCGCCGGGGCGAGTTGGCGGCGAACCTGGCGGCGGTGGAGGAACGTATCGCCGGCGCGTGCGCCGCGGCGGGCCGCACGCGCGAGGAGGTCACGCTCGTCGTCGTGACCAAGACCTATCCGGCGAGCGACGTGCTGCTGCTGGCGGACCTGGGCGTACGGCACGTGGCCGAGAACCGCGACCAGGAGGCCGCGGGCAAGGCCGCCTGGTGTGCGCAGTGGGGCGCGGACGCACCGCTCACGTGGCACTTCGTGGGCCAGTTGCAGACCAACAAGGCGCGCTCCGTGGCCCGCTACGCGGACTACGTGCACTCCGTCGACCGCCCCCGGCTGGTCACCGCGCTCGCCGCCGCCGCGGAGCGCGAGGGCCGCGAGCTGGGAGTTCTGCTCCAGGTGGCGCTCGACAAGGACACGGCGCCCGGCGAGGATTCGGGCGGCGGTGCGACGGCGGACCGCGGCGGCCTCGCGCCCGGCGACGTACCGGCGCTCGCGGACGCGGTGGCGGCGGCCCAAGGGCTGCGGCTCTGCGGGCTGATGACGGTCGCGCCGCTGGCGGGGGCGTACGCGGGGCGGCAACGGGCGGCGTTCGGGCGGCTGATGGAAATCTCATCCCGCCTGCGCGTCGCGCATCCCGGTGCAACCATGGTCTCGGCGGGGATGAGCGGGGACCTGGAGGAGGCAATTGCCGCAGGAGCGACACACGTACGCGTCGGCACCGCGGTACTCGGAGTCCGGCCTCAGCTCCGGTAA
- a CDS encoding cell division protein SepF — MAGAMRKMAVYLGLVEDDGYDGPGYDPDDEFEPEPEPERRHRHQAPQPPQQEEPPRAIASPPAQRERPTDREPAGRSPGLLPESGRSGRIAPVSSITPDRPSLEKSAPVIMPKVVSEREPYRITTLHPRTYNEARTIGEHFREGTPVIMNLTEMDDTDAKRLVDFAAGLVFGLHGSIERVTQKVFLLSPANVDVTAEDKARIAEGGFFNQS, encoded by the coding sequence ATGGCCGGCGCAATGCGCAAGATGGCGGTCTACCTCGGCCTCGTGGAGGACGATGGGTACGACGGCCCGGGGTACGACCCCGACGACGAGTTCGAGCCGGAGCCCGAGCCCGAGCGGCGTCACCGCCACCAGGCCCCGCAGCCGCCGCAGCAGGAGGAGCCGCCGAGGGCGATCGCTTCGCCGCCGGCGCAGCGGGAGCGGCCCACGGACCGGGAGCCGGCGGGGCGTTCACCTGGACTGCTGCCCGAATCGGGGCGTTCGGGGCGAATCGCTCCCGTGTCTTCCATCACACCTGACCGTCCCAGCCTGGAGAAGAGTGCGCCGGTGATCATGCCCAAGGTCGTGTCCGAACGGGAGCCTTACCGGATCACGACGCTCCACCCGCGTACGTACAACGAGGCACGTACCATCGGGGAACACTTCCGCGAGGGCACGCCTGTGATCATGAACTTGACCGAGATGGACGACACGGACGCGAAGCGACTTGTCGACTTTGCGGCTGGACTCGTCTTCGGCCTGCACGGCAGCATCGAGCGCGTGACCCAGAAGGTGTTCCTGTTGTCGCCTGCTAACGTCGACGTAACAGCGGAGGACAAGGCCCGCATCGCAGAGGGCGGGTTCTTCAACCAAAGCTGA
- a CDS encoding YggT family protein, producing the protein MDVALQVIYIALFVFLIVLIFRLIMDYVFMFARSWEPGKVMVVLLEGAYTVTDPPLKLLRRFIPPLRLGGVALDLSFFVLMIIVYILLTVVGGAR; encoded by the coding sequence ATGGACGTCGCGCTTCAAGTGATCTACATCGCGCTGTTCGTTTTCCTGATCGTGCTGATCTTCCGGTTGATCATGGACTACGTGTTCATGTTCGCCCGCTCATGGGAGCCGGGCAAAGTCATGGTGGTGTTGCTTGAGGGCGCCTACACGGTCACGGATCCACCACTCAAGCTCCTGCGGCGGTTCATTCCGCCACTGCGTCTAGGGGGCGTGGCGCTGGACCTGTCCTTCTTCGTCCTGATGATCATCGTCTACATCCTGCTCACCGTGGTGGGCGGGGCGAGGTGA
- a CDS encoding DivIVA domain-containing protein, with protein MPLTPEDVRNKQFTTVRLREGYDEDEVDAFLDEVEAELTRLLRENEDLRAKLAAATRAAAQNQGMRKGPEPQDRPGPPGHGGPVPAAISGPQPVPPQQMGPPQGGPPQLPSGAPQLPAGPGGMGPGGPGGHGGPPGHGPHGPGPMGPGGPGGPGGPGGPGGPVHAPHGGPPQQHVGGPPPQQHVGPPGPQQGGPVGGDSAARVLSLAQQTADQAIAEARAEANKIVGEARSRAEGLERDARAKADALERDAQEKHRVAMGSLESARATLERKVEDLRGFEREYRTRLKSYLESQLRQLENQADDSLAPPRTPAAASLPAAAAPAPTPSMAPAGAGAMSGPPSMGGGSMGGGSMGGQQGMPTRQPPAGAPSYGSQQQMSPAMTQPMAPVRPQGGPMQQPPSPMRGFLIDEDDN; from the coding sequence ATGCCGCTGACCCCCGAGGACGTGCGGAACAAGCAGTTCACGACCGTCCGACTCCGAGAGGGCTACGACGAGGACGAAGTCGACGCGTTCCTCGACGAGGTCGAGGCCGAACTGACCCGGCTGCTCCGCGAGAACGAGGACCTGCGGGCCAAGCTGGCCGCGGCGACCCGGGCCGCGGCGCAGAACCAGGGGATGCGCAAGGGCCCCGAGCCGCAGGACCGGCCGGGACCCCCCGGACACGGCGGGCCGGTGCCCGCCGCCATATCGGGCCCGCAGCCGGTGCCGCCGCAGCAGATGGGCCCGCCGCAGGGCGGCCCGCCTCAGTTGCCTTCCGGCGCACCCCAGCTGCCCGCAGGTCCCGGCGGCATGGGCCCGGGTGGGCCCGGTGGCCACGGCGGCCCTCCCGGTCACGGTCCGCACGGCCCCGGCCCGATGGGCCCCGGCGGTCCGGGTGGCCCGGGCGGTCCCGGCGGCCCCGGCGGTCCGGTGCACGCCCCGCACGGCGGCCCCCCGCAGCAGCACGTCGGCGGCCCGCCGCCGCAGCAGCACGTCGGGCCGCCCGGCCCGCAGCAGGGCGGTCCCGTCGGCGGTGACAGCGCCGCCCGGGTGCTCTCGCTGGCCCAGCAGACCGCCGACCAGGCGATCGCCGAGGCCCGCGCCGAGGCCAACAAGATCGTCGGCGAGGCCCGCAGCCGCGCCGAGGGTCTGGAGCGCGACGCGCGTGCCAAGGCCGACGCCCTGGAGCGGGACGCGCAGGAGAAGCACCGCGTGGCGATGGGCTCCCTGGAGTCCGCGCGCGCCACGCTGGAGCGCAAGGTCGAGGACCTGCGCGGCTTCGAGCGCGAGTACCGCACCCGGCTGAAGTCGTACCTGGAGTCCCAGCTCCGCCAGTTGGAGAACCAGGCGGACGACTCCCTGGCCCCGCCCCGTACGCCCGCGGCGGCCTCGCTGCCCGCGGCGGCGGCGCCCGCGCCGACGCCTTCGATGGCCCCGGCCGGCGCCGGTGCCATGAGCGGCCCCCCGAGCATGGGCGGCGGTTCGATGGGCGGCGGTTCGATGGGCGGCCAGCAGGGCATGCCGACCCGGCAGCCGCCGGCCGGCGCCCCGTCGTACGGCAGCCAGCAGCAGATGTCCCCGGCCATGACGCAGCCCATGGCGCCGGTGCGCCCCCAGGGCGGTCCGATGCAGCAGCCGCCGTCGCCGATGCGCGGCTTCCTCATCGACGAGGACGACAACTGA
- the ileS gene encoding isoleucine--tRNA ligase translates to MTNPLYRPVPAQVDLPALEHAVLDFWREQKVFARSLEQSEGRPEWVFYEGPPTANGMPGAHHIEARVFKDVFPRFRTMRGYHVARKAGWDCHGLPVELAVEKELGFNGKQDIEAYGIAEFNDKCRASVQRHTDAFAELTERMGYWVDLDDAYWTMDSEYVESVWWSLKQIFDKGLLVQDYRVSPWCPRCGTGLSDHELAQGYETVVDPSVYVRFPLTSGPLAGEAALVIWTTTPFSLTANFAVAAHPEVTYVVATDGNEKVVVAEQLVGKALGEGWETTGQSFTGAEMERWTYRPPFDLVALRDAHYVVNADYVTTEDGTGLVHQAPFGEDDFKVSRQYGIEVVVPVRADGTFGEELPLVGGQFFKKADETLVGDLDARGLLFRHEPYEHSYPHCWRCHTPLLYYPQPSWYIRTTRVKDALLRENERTNWHPDSVKHGRYGDWLDNNVDWALSRNRYWGTPLPIWRCAEDHLTCVGSLAELTELTGTDQSSLDPHRPYIDEIGFTCPADGCTLRAERVPEVIDAWYDSGSMPFAQWGYPYKNRDVFEARYPAQFICEAIDQTRGWFYTLMAIGTLVFDKSSYENVVCLGHILAEDGRKMSKHLGNILEPIPLMDRHGADAVRWFMAAGGSPWAARRVGHGTIQEVVRKTLLTYWNTVSFQALYARTAGWAPSAADPAPADRMLLDRWLLGELDALTARVTDALDAYDTQRAGKLLSAFVDDLSNWYVRRSRRRFWQGDPAALRTLHDVLETVTRLLAPVVPFITERVWQDLVVPVVPDAPGSVHLATWPEPAGSGATAYDPELSRQMQLVRRLVELGRASRAESGVKTRQPLSRALVAAAGFAALPEELRAQITEELNVTALATLSDATGGAAGGSLVDTTAKANFRALGKRFGKRVQDVAKAVAAADAAALSAALRDGGGATVEVDGETVTLSAEEVIITETPREGWSVASDSGATVALDLEITPELRRAGLARDVIRLIQEARKNSGLDVADRIRLRWSTTDAEVRQALTDHAGLIAEEVLATDFAAGEAAEAEGYGEPFTDEPLSLIFRLVRA, encoded by the coding sequence ATGACCAACCCCCTGTACCGCCCGGTACCCGCCCAGGTCGACCTGCCCGCCCTCGAACACGCCGTGCTCGACTTCTGGCGCGAGCAGAAGGTCTTCGCCCGCTCCCTGGAGCAGTCGGAGGGCCGGCCCGAGTGGGTCTTCTACGAGGGTCCGCCCACCGCCAACGGCATGCCGGGCGCCCACCACATCGAGGCCCGCGTCTTCAAGGACGTCTTCCCGCGCTTCCGCACGATGCGCGGCTACCACGTGGCACGCAAGGCCGGCTGGGACTGCCACGGGCTGCCGGTGGAGCTGGCCGTGGAGAAGGAGCTGGGCTTCAACGGCAAGCAGGACATCGAGGCGTACGGCATCGCCGAGTTCAACGACAAGTGCCGCGCCTCGGTCCAGCGGCACACGGACGCCTTCGCCGAGCTGACCGAGCGGATGGGCTACTGGGTCGACCTGGACGACGCGTACTGGACGATGGACTCCGAGTACGTGGAGTCCGTCTGGTGGTCGCTGAAGCAGATCTTCGACAAGGGCCTGCTCGTCCAGGACTACCGGGTCTCCCCCTGGTGCCCGCGCTGCGGCACCGGCCTGTCCGACCACGAGCTGGCGCAGGGGTACGAGACCGTCGTCGACCCCTCGGTCTACGTCCGCTTCCCCCTCACCTCAGGACCGCTGGCCGGCGAGGCGGCGCTGGTCATCTGGACCACCACGCCGTTCTCGCTCACCGCCAACTTCGCGGTCGCGGCCCACCCGGAGGTCACCTACGTCGTCGCCACCGACGGCAACGAGAAGGTGGTCGTCGCCGAGCAGTTGGTCGGCAAGGCGCTGGGCGAGGGGTGGGAGACGACGGGGCAGTCGTTCACCGGTGCCGAGATGGAGCGCTGGACGTACCGGCCCCCCTTCGACCTGGTGGCCCTCCGGGACGCGCACTACGTGGTCAACGCCGACTACGTCACCACCGAGGACGGCACCGGCCTGGTCCACCAGGCCCCGTTCGGTGAGGACGACTTCAAGGTCTCCCGCCAGTACGGCATCGAGGTCGTCGTCCCCGTGCGCGCGGACGGTACCTTCGGAGAGGAGCTACCGCTCGTCGGCGGGCAGTTCTTCAAGAAGGCCGACGAGACGCTCGTCGGCGACCTCGACGCCCGCGGCCTGCTCTTCCGCCACGAGCCGTACGAGCACAGCTACCCGCACTGCTGGCGCTGCCACACGCCCCTGCTCTACTACCCGCAGCCCTCCTGGTACATCCGCACCACCCGCGTCAAGGACGCCCTGCTGCGCGAGAACGAGCGGACGAACTGGCACCCGGACTCCGTCAAGCACGGCCGCTACGGCGACTGGCTCGACAACAACGTCGACTGGGCCCTGTCCCGCAACCGCTACTGGGGCACCCCGCTGCCCATCTGGCGCTGCGCCGAGGACCACCTCACCTGCGTCGGCTCCCTGGCCGAGCTCACCGAGCTGACCGGCACCGACCAGTCGTCCCTGGACCCCCACCGCCCGTACATCGACGAGATCGGCTTCACCTGCCCCGCCGACGGCTGCACGCTGCGCGCGGAGCGGGTGCCCGAGGTCATCGACGCCTGGTACGACTCGGGCTCGATGCCCTTCGCGCAGTGGGGCTACCCGTACAAGAACCGGGACGTCTTCGAGGCCCGCTACCCCGCGCAGTTCATCTGCGAGGCCATCGACCAGACCCGCGGCTGGTTCTACACGCTGATGGCCATCGGCACGCTCGTCTTCGACAAGTCCTCGTACGAGAACGTGGTCTGCCTCGGCCACATCCTCGCCGAGGACGGCCGCAAGATGTCCAAGCACCTGGGCAACATCCTGGAGCCCATCCCGCTCATGGACCGGCACGGCGCCGACGCCGTGCGGTGGTTCATGGCCGCCGGCGGCTCGCCCTGGGCGGCCCGCCGGGTCGGCCACGGCACGATCCAGGAGGTCGTGCGCAAGACCCTGCTGACGTACTGGAACACGGTGTCCTTCCAGGCGCTCTACGCCCGCACGGCCGGCTGGGCGCCGTCGGCCGCCGACCCGGCGCCCGCGGACCGGATGCTGCTGGACCGCTGGCTGCTCGGCGAGCTGGACGCGCTGACGGCCCGGGTGACCGACGCCCTCGACGCCTACGACACCCAGCGCGCCGGCAAGCTGCTGTCCGCCTTCGTCGACGACCTGTCCAACTGGTACGTGCGCCGCTCCCGGCGGCGCTTCTGGCAGGGCGACCCGGCGGCGCTGCGCACGCTCCACGACGTACTGGAGACCGTGACCCGCCTGCTGGCCCCGGTGGTGCCGTTCATCACCGAGCGGGTCTGGCAGGACCTGGTGGTGCCGGTGGTGCCGGACGCCCCCGGCTCGGTGCACCTGGCGACGTGGCCGGAGCCGGCCGGCTCGGGCGCCACGGCGTACGACCCGGAGTTGTCGCGGCAGATGCAGCTCGTCCGGCGCCTGGTGGAGCTGGGCCGGGCGTCGCGGGCGGAGTCCGGGGTGAAGACCCGCCAGCCGCTGTCGCGGGCGCTGGTGGCCGCCGCGGGCTTCGCGGCGCTGCCCGAGGAGCTGCGCGCGCAGATCACCGAGGAGCTGAACGTCACCGCGCTCGCGACGCTGTCCGACGCCACCGGCGGCGCGGCCGGCGGCTCGCTGGTGGACACCACCGCGAAGGCCAACTTCCGCGCGCTGGGCAAGCGGTTCGGCAAGCGGGTGCAGGACGTGGCGAAGGCCGTCGCGGCGGCGGACGCGGCGGCGCTGTCGGCCGCGCTGCGCGACGGCGGCGGCGCGACGGTGGAGGTCGACGGCGAGACGGTGACGCTCTCCGCGGAGGAGGTCATCATCACGGAGACCCCGCGGGAGGGCTGGTCGGTGGCCTCCGACTCGGGCGCGACGGTGGCGCTGGACCTGGAGATCACTCCGGAGCTGCGCCGCGCGGGCCTGGCCCGCGACGTGATCCGGCTGATCCAGGAGGCGCGGAAGAACTCCGGCCTGGACGTCGCGGACCGGATCCGGCTGCGCTGGTCGACGACGGACGCCGAGGTCCGCCAGGCGCTGACGGACCACGCCGGGCTGATCGCGGAGGAGGTCCTGGCGACGGACTTCGCCGCGGGCGAGGCGGCGGAAGCCGAGGGCTACGGCGAGCCGTTCACCGACGAGCCGCTGTCCCTGATCTTCCGGCTCGTACGGGCCTGA